In uncultured Methanobrevibacter sp., the sequence AACGTTATTTCCTGAGGCATTCTTATTTTTAATTCACCTGGCAGTCCCAAATACTGATGTTGACGTATGCTTTGAGCTAGTGAAATATATTTCATAGTCCGATCATTAATGTGGTAAATTTTTTCCACCATTTTTTAAATCTCCATCAATTTTTTAATTGAGATTTCTAGAAATCGCTAATATCTGCTCATGAGTGATTAATTATTATTAAAAACAATTTATATAAACTTATCTCATTTTAAAAGTTCATATTGACTTTATTTTATAATTTAACACTTAAATATTATTATTTAGATTAAATTAAAATCATTTTTGCTTTTAAAATGAAATCTGGTAAAAATAATGCTAATTTGTATTAGTTAAACATTAAAAAAAGAATATTTGATAAATTATTTGTGAATTGATGATGTATTGTTTTAAATAAAGTTTGAAAATGTAAAAAGTAGTGGGTAAATAAAAAGGAATGTTTAAGTATTCCTTTTATTTGAATCTGTCGTCTGATTTTTGTGATTTTGCTTTTTGGTGTTTTGTTTCAAACCAGCCGATTTTAAGCTCGTCAATTGTATCTTCATATAATTGAGGAACATACGGTTTGATATCAAGCAGAGGTGTTCCGTCCAAAATGTCCACATTTTCGATGTAAACTGTATTTCCTTCGACATTTTTTACTTTAACAACGCTCATTCCAATACGGTTTGGCCTTTTAGGAGATCTTGTTGCAAATACTCCATGAGTGTTATTGTCCATGAACGGTTTGACCTCAAGCATGTATCCTTCTACTTTGTGAAGCAGATAGATTAAATGGATATGTGAAAATCCTTCTAAATCTTTAAGACCGTCAATATATTTATCTTTAATTTCAATTGTTCCTTTAATCCCTTTTGCGCCTGTTGGCTGAATTGGCATTCCTTCAATCTCTGTAAATTCTGTGTGAATGGTACCAATTGATTCTAATTCTATCTTCATGTTTGATATTTTTGTTTTATTTTTTTAATAA encodes:
- the tsaA gene encoding tRNA (N6-threonylcarbamoyladenosine(37)-N6)-methyltransferase TrmO gives rise to the protein MKIELESIGTIHTEFTEIEGMPIQPTGAKGIKGTIEIKDKYIDGLKDLEGFSHIHLIYLLHKVEGYMLEVKPFMDNNTHGVFATRSPKRPNRIGMSVVKVKNVEGNTVYIENVDILDGTPLLDIKPYVPQLYEDTIDELKIGWFETKHQKAKSQKSDDRFK